Proteins found in one Epinephelus fuscoguttatus linkage group LG4, E.fuscoguttatus.final_Chr_v1 genomic segment:
- the dnaaf4 gene encoding dynein assembly factor 4, axonemal, whose amino-acid sequence MPLLVTDYSWTQTESTVCISVPLKGAKAGRVDILSTDEYLKVHYPPYLFEAFLFEPVDDERSTAKVGNEVAVISLPKRTNKVWEHLMITTNEKEKKKEIRERALLKYQEKLSSESRFKVEKQHAEKKYALETMMKLEKEERDSIQKTKDAEREKTTAELAAWQLRQKQKAEGEALLKLQSQRNHQHKLKALTEKQENGLSEVKLNQRGNSEANSKGKQADLPAPRPPGNIQVTFTPRVFPTALRESRVPEEEEWLSKQAEARRAVNADVEDLKDLKEEERSPDWLKDKGDKCFATGDYLGAVNAYNLAVRLNGKIPALYSNRAACHLKLKNLHKAIEDSSQALDLLTPPVAANAVARARAYVRRGSAFCQLQLYAEGLQDYQAALKIDPHNEALQADTQRIRDIIQGSAADPETQ is encoded by the exons ATGCCGCTGCTAGTAACAGACTACTCCTGGACACAGACAGAGTCAACCGTTTGCATAAGTGTGCCTTTAAAAGGAGCAAAAGCTGGGAGAGTGGACATTCTGTCTACAGACGAATACCTCAAG GTGCATTACCCACCATATCTGTTTGAAGCCTTCCTGTTTGAGCCTGTTGATGATGAGAGGAGCACAGCAAAGGTTGGAAATGAAGTTGCAGTCATCAGTTTGCCAAAGAGGACCAATAAAGTGTGGGAGCATCTGATGATaactacaa atgaaaaagaaaaaaagaaggagaTCAGAGAAAGGGCCCTGTTGAAATACCAGGAAAAGCTTTCTTCAGAGTCCAGGTTCAAGGTGGAGAAACAGCATGCAGAGAAGAAGTATGCCCTAGAGACAATGATGAAG cttgaaaaagaagaaagagacagTATCCAGAAAACGAAGGACGCTGAGCGAGAGAAAACCACAGCAGAGTTGGCTGCATGGCAactgagacagaaacaaaaggcagagggagaagcccTACTAAAACTCCAGAGTCAGAGAAACCATCAACACAAACTGAAAGCCCTGACAGAGAAGCAGGAAAATGGACTCTCAGAGGTCAAACTGA ATCAAAGAGGCAATAGTGAAGCAAACAGCAAGGGAAAACAAGCGGACCTGCCAGCTCCAAGACCCCCTGGAAACAttcaagtcacattcaccccaCGAGTTTTCCCAACAGCCCTCAGGGAATCAAGAGtgccagaggaggaagag TGGCTCAGTAAACAAGCTGAAGCCAGGCGTGCAGTAAATGCAGATGTTGAAGACCTCAAGGATctgaaagaagaggagagaagccCTGACTGGTTAAAGGACAAAGGAGA CAAATGTTTTGCGACTGGGGACTACCTGGGTGCAGTGAATGCCTATAACCTAGCTGTCAGACTCAACGGAAAGATCCCAGCTCTGTACTCAAACAGGGCTGCTTGTCATCTGAAGTTAAAAAATCTTCACAAAGCCATAGAGGATTCCTCTCAG GCACTTGATCTGTTGACTCCACCAGTTGCTGCTAATGCAGTTGCCAGAGCCAGAGCCTACGTCCGCCGAGGATCTGCTTTCTGCCAGCTACAGCTCTATGCAGAAG GGCTGCAAGACTACCAAGCTGCTCTAAAGATTGACCCTCACAACGAAGCACTGCAAGCAGACACGCAGAGAATCAGAGACATTATTCAAGgctctgcagctgatcctgagaCACAGTGA